Proteins encoded by one window of Candidatus Omnitrophota bacterium:
- a CDS encoding aldo/keto reductase, giving the protein MKLSLGTVQLGVHYGVNNTKGMLTDAEANTLLATARRAGFTMLDTSSEYGLAEERIGKYLQAHPDAFEVNGKYNAAYPREKILALIEQSKRRMSRVDHIMYYCIGVDIAKLNPEGADGVSVYDVAEAETVHSLPYKNIQVPASILDGRMDAELRVLRSLGKRTFVRSLLLQGLLSEPYGGVLRGNVGNGAFIEAAKPYLIGLREIADENDMSVVEMAVRWAWHLDPDVAIFGAETPQQVNNIGVYWKKGPLHKYVVDQVMNLRLGIPDIVISPRLWGQVYDFTPAKA; this is encoded by the coding sequence ATGAAACTATCATTAGGAACAGTACAGCTCGGAGTTCATTACGGAGTAAACAACACAAAGGGGATGCTCACCGACGCGGAGGCCAACACGCTGCTTGCCACTGCGCGGCGTGCGGGCTTCACCATGCTCGATACTTCCTCGGAATACGGGCTGGCCGAGGAGCGCATCGGAAAGTATCTACAAGCGCATCCGGATGCATTCGAGGTGAACGGGAAGTACAACGCTGCGTATCCAAGGGAAAAGATTCTCGCGCTGATCGAGCAGAGCAAGCGGCGCATGAGTCGGGTCGACCATATCATGTACTACTGCATCGGGGTGGATATCGCGAAGCTGAATCCGGAGGGCGCGGATGGCGTATCGGTTTATGACGTGGCGGAAGCGGAAACGGTCCATTCGTTGCCGTACAAGAACATCCAGGTACCGGCGTCGATCCTTGACGGGCGCATGGATGCGGAGCTTAGGGTCCTTCGTTCACTTGGCAAGCGAACCTTCGTTCGCAGCTTACTACTTCAAGGGCTGCTATCCGAACCCTATGGCGGCGTCCTTCGCGGCAACGTTGGTAACGGAGCGTTTATCGAAGCAGCGAAGCCATACCTCATCGGCCTGCGAGAGATCGCCGACGAAAACGATATGAGCGTGGTAGAGATGGCCGTGCGGTGGGCGTGGCACCTCGATCCTGACGTGGCGATATTCGGGGCTGAGACGCCGCAGCAGGTCAACAACATCGGAGTCTACTGGAAGAAGGGGCCACTACACAAATATGTAGTGGATCAAGTGATGAACCTGCGATTGGGTATTCCTGATATCGTAATCTCACCTCGCCTATGGGGTCAGGTATATGATTTCACTCCGGCAAAAGCTTAA
- a CDS encoding PBSX family phage terminase large subunit → MALTVAEERGLIRAALQQERERVAPKLEAFRRQSRIKVCYGGRGAGAKSWSIASLLCQRAQREKIRVLCTREIQLSLEESVYRLVQQTVERLRYEGWTPTKEYIKSPRGSMFYFRGLKDMRASLAIKGLEDIDVCWVEEASAVSNDSLDMLFPTIRKAKSELWFSFNREEEADPVYERLVRHARDDSVVVWLDPGEKDNPWWTGELQKEMEEDYKRDPDQAEHIWGGQPRAQGQNAVMSRTSIRGAMDRDIEAEGAIEIGVDVARFGDDLTVMYKRHGLKTIDKREFSGQDTQQTAMEAWDLAGHDASVVVKVDDDGVGGGVTDRLRELGAQVLPINFGGASQDKDSYTSAGDEMWFTFPIDEADIPNDPILMQELAGRKYDYDVKGRRKIEPKKDFKKRIGRSPDRADALLLTYYNRHPITGLYDYLRQQNMLEPKKRETIYDRR, encoded by the coding sequence ATGGCTCTAACGGTAGCTGAGGAACGCGGCCTCATACGGGCAGCGCTACAGCAGGAACGGGAGCGGGTGGCTCCGAAGCTGGAGGCGTTCCGCAGGCAGTCAAGGATCAAGGTGTGCTACGGTGGGCGCGGGGCTGGGGCGAAGTCCTGGTCCATCGCTTCTCTACTCTGCCAGCGGGCACAACGAGAAAAGATACGGGTACTCTGCACACGGGAGATACAGCTATCGCTTGAAGAGTCAGTGTATCGGTTGGTACAGCAGACGGTAGAGCGGCTACGATACGAGGGCTGGACGCCGACGAAGGAATACATCAAGTCGCCACGGGGCTCTATGTTCTACTTCCGTGGGTTGAAGGATATGCGGGCTTCCTTGGCGATCAAGGGGCTGGAAGATATCGACGTGTGCTGGGTAGAGGAGGCGTCGGCGGTAAGCAACGATTCGCTGGACATGCTGTTCCCCACCATCCGCAAAGCGAAGAGCGAACTATGGTTCTCATTCAACCGCGAGGAGGAAGCGGACCCGGTATACGAGCGGCTTGTGCGCCATGCTCGTGACGATTCGGTGGTGGTATGGCTGGACCCCGGGGAGAAGGACAATCCATGGTGGACGGGCGAGCTGCAGAAGGAGATGGAGGAGGACTACAAGCGCGACCCGGACCAGGCCGAGCATATCTGGGGCGGGCAGCCACGGGCGCAGGGGCAGAATGCTGTTATGTCGAGGACCTCGATACGTGGCGCTATGGATAGGGATATTGAGGCTGAGGGGGCCATCGAGATAGGAGTAGACGTGGCTCGGTTCGGGGACGACTTGACGGTGATGTACAAGCGGCACGGGTTGAAGACGATAGACAAGCGGGAGTTTTCAGGGCAGGATACTCAGCAGACAGCGATGGAGGCTTGGGACTTGGCCGGGCATGACGCATCGGTGGTAGTCAAGGTTGATGATGACGGGGTGGGCGGTGGTGTCACCGATAGGCTACGCGAGCTTGGGGCGCAGGTGCTGCCGATCAACTTCGGCGGCGCATCGCAGGATAAAGACTCGTACACCTCGGCGGGCGACGAAATGTGGTTCACCTTTCCTATCGACGAAGCGGATATACCGAACGATCCGATACTCATGCAAGAACTCGCGGGGCGGAAGTATGACTACGATGTCAAGGGCAGGCGCAAGATCGAGCCGAAGAAGGATTTCAAGAAACGCATCGGGAGATCGCCGGACAGGGCTGACGCGCTGCTCCTTACCTACTACAACCGGCATCCGATAACGGGATTGTATGATTACCTGCGTCAGCAGAATATGCTCGAGCCAAAGAAGAGGGAGACGATCTATGACAGACGTTGA
- a CDS encoding aminotransferase class III-fold pyridoxal phosphate-dependent enzyme produces MISLRQKLNVYEPLSVQNLGQQIPEWRNAKGAHVAGYIDFTSGLLTANIGHDNQSVSDAIAKCRGWSGWYAPTQHRLATYRALDSILPRYLDRYILLSTGSEGIDCAIKIAVDNGFRVLTHERSYHGSTIGAGWAGGLAKSAFFGKCGHIERLSEEDKTAVLLETFIGPWCEWYPPSFIETLKNLQHKGGIVIFDEMQAGFGRTGTWFGFEHYHLAPDIVVGGKAAAGGMPFAFVAGRAELLDKNPEADYVSTFSGNPFGCAACVATIAEIRSKHLLDKVKRDEGIIRQAAERMQEKGLIDGFMGKGFAFSFYMVNAAKVVEVARNKGLLLIDTGRGTVKIAPPLVISRADLRIGLKVIEDAIKVVRRRK; encoded by the coding sequence ATGATTTCACTCCGGCAAAAGCTTAACGTCTACGAGCCGCTTTCGGTACAGAACTTAGGACAGCAGATTCCTGAATGGCGCAACGCAAAGGGGGCGCACGTTGCAGGATACATCGACTTTACCTCTGGCCTCCTCACCGCGAATATCGGGCACGACAATCAAAGCGTTTCTGATGCCATCGCTAAATGTAGAGGGTGGTCAGGCTGGTACGCTCCAACGCAGCATAGACTGGCGACGTATCGGGCTTTGGACTCCATACTGCCACGCTACCTTGATCGCTATATCCTTCTTTCCACCGGTTCCGAGGGTATTGATTGTGCAATCAAGATAGCGGTTGACAACGGGTTCAGGGTCCTCACGCATGAGCGGTCGTACCATGGCTCCACGATAGGGGCTGGGTGGGCTGGGGGGCTGGCAAAGAGCGCATTCTTCGGGAAGTGCGGACATATCGAGCGGCTGTCGGAGGAAGACAAGACAGCGGTGCTACTGGAGACGTTCATCGGGCCATGGTGCGAATGGTATCCGCCGTCGTTCATCGAGACGTTGAAGAACCTCCAGCACAAGGGCGGGATCGTCATATTCGACGAGATGCAGGCCGGGTTCGGGCGCACAGGGACCTGGTTCGGGTTCGAGCACTACCATCTCGCGCCTGATATCGTGGTGGGGGGGAAGGCGGCGGCGGGAGGGATGCCGTTCGCGTTCGTGGCCGGGCGAGCAGAGCTGCTGGACAAGAACCCGGAGGCGGACTACGTGTCCACGTTCTCAGGGAATCCGTTCGGGTGCGCGGCCTGCGTAGCTACCATAGCGGAGATCAGGTCGAAGCACCTGCTCGACAAGGTGAAGAGAGACGAGGGGATCATCCGGCAAGCGGCCGAGAGGATGCAGGAGAAGGGGCTTATTGATGGGTTCATGGGGAAGGGGTTTGCGTTCTCGTTCTACATGGTCAACGCGGCGAAGGTTGTGGAGGTGGCGAGAAACAAGGGGCTGCTGCTTATCGATACCGGGCGAGGGACGGTGAAGATTGCGCCTCCGCTTGTCATATCCAGAGCTGATTTGAGGATAGGGTTGAAGGTGATTGAGGATGCTATCAAGGTTGTGCGGCGCAGAAAATAA